The DNA region CTGTTGGATGCCGCGCACAATCCCGGCGGCGCGGCGGTGTTGGCGAGCGCCCTGGTGGGCGAACCGCGCCCCGATGTCTGGCTGATGACCTGCCTGGGAGACAAGGACATCGCGGGAGTGGTCGAACGCATCGCGCCATTGGTCGGCAAAGTCATCTGCACGACCCTGCCGATGGATCGCGCTATCTCCCCCGAAAAACTGGCGGCGATCGTCCGGCCGTTCAATTCCGAGGTTCATCTGGCGGCGGATCCGGACGAAGGCATGGCTCTGGCGCAACGCCTGGCCGGTCCCGATGGCCGGATTCTGGTCGCCGGCAGCATTTATCTGCTCGGCCATGTGCGCGGTAAACTGACAGGCGAAACCGGCCCATGAAGCATTGTCGGTGGTTGGTCATTTTGCTGCTTTTGCTCCCTTGCGTTGCCTGGGCGCAAGCGGGGGACGATCCTCGCGGCGGCTCCGACGAAACGAAAAAACACACCGACGACGAACCGGTCGCCGACGATCCGAACGCCCGCTCGATCACACCGTTTCTGCAAAACGTGCTCAAATCGGACGAGCCGATCACCCTGGAAGCCGATCGGGTCGAATACGACGCCTTCCAGTCGATTTATCGCGCTTCCGGCAACGCGGTTCTGAAACAGGGCGACAATACGCTGCAAGCCGCGAACGTGGTGCTCGACCTGACGGCGAAGCTCCTGCATGCCGACGGCGGCATCTCGCTGTCGGCGCCCGACGGCGGCTTCCAAGCCGACGCGCTCGATCTGGCGCTGGAAAGCGAAACGGCGGTGATCGCGCGCGCGTCCTTCGTCATCATTCGCAATGACGTCAACTACTATCTGCACGGCCGGCGTATCGAAAAGGTCGGCCCCGACCGCTACCTCATTTACGAAGGCAACTACACGACGTGCGACTGCGGGCCGGACGAGGCCGATTGGCTGGTGACCGCCGATTTCATCGACGTCACCTTCGACGGCTACGCGATCGTCGAGCGGGGCCGCGTTTACCTGCAAGGGCTGCCGGTGGCGTATCTGCCGTACGGCATCTTTCCCGCCAAGGTCCGCCGCTCGACCGGCTTTCTCTGGCCGGCGACGGGTTGGGCGAGCGACGACGGCTACCGCATCGGGCTGCCGTTCTATTGGAACATCGCCGATCACGCCGACGCGACCCTCAACACCGACTGGTATGAGAATCGCGGCACCAAACTGGGACTCGATTACCGCTACCTGATGAACAAGCGCTGGTATGGCGAGGCGAACGTCGATTATATCCAGGATCACCTGGAAAACGATGAAAGCCGCTGGTCCATCGGTTACGAGCAGCGGTTCAACCCGGCCAAACAACTCTACTTGCGCAATCAGATCAGCTTGATTTCCGACAACGATTACGTCAACGATTTCCCGCACGACGTGTCGGCGCGCTACGACCGTTTCATCCGCAGCGACGTGATCGTGAACAACCTCTGGCAGAATTACGACCTCAACGTCGCGGCGCAATACTGGAAAACTCTGACCAGTGAGGACAACAGCTACACCTGGCAGCATTATCCGCAGGCGAGTTTCGACGCGGTTTCCCAGCAGATCGGGCCGATCCCACTCTATTGGCGTTCGCAAGCCATCGCCACCAACTTCTATCGCCCGAAAATTTCCCCGACCGAGAAAGACCTCGACGAGTTGACCGGCAATTCGCATTCCTACTATTTCCTGACCGACGGGCGGCGCTTCACCGTGCTGCCGGAACTGCATTCGCCACTGAATTTCAACCAGGTGCTCACGTTGACGCCCTATGCCCTGGGCGAGGGCACTTTTTACCAGTTGAACGATCGCCTTGCGGATCGCACGGTCAGCCGGGCGACCGGCGAGGTCGGGGCGCGGCTCTACACGCGGTTTGAACGGCCCTATACCGTCAGTTTGCCGGTCATGCGCGGCCTAAAACACCAGATCGAGCCGGCGGTCGAATACAAATACCGGGACGAACCGGACCAGGACAAACTGCCCGTTTTCGACGGCGAGGACCGCCTGCCGCGCCTGTCCGCAATAGCCTACGGCTTGACCAATCGCCTGTGGATGCGATTGTTTTCCGCCCGCGACAAGAGCTTTCACACGTTCAAGCTCACCGATTTCCGCGTCTTGCACGGCTACGATTTCGCCGAAGCGGAACGGGCGCTCGATCCGACCGTCGAGAACGACGAGCGCCGCCCATGGCAGCCCTGGCGCCTGGAATTGGAAACTTTGGGATCGGCCGGCAGCTATCTCAGCCAGATTCTGGTGCGCGGCGACCTGGAATACGACACCTACCAGGACGACGTGACCCGCTTCGATATCATGGGGCTGCTCGGCAACTCGCGCGACGACGCGATCGGGGCCGAATACCGCTATCACGTCGACGAAGCGGGCGAGGTGGATATCCAGTATCTCTCCGGCCTGGCGCGTTACAATCTGCTGGACGTGTTGTCCTTCGACTATCTCACCCGGTACAGTTTCATCGACAGCTACTTCATCGAGACCCGCTACGGCATCGAGGTGCACAGCCTGGAAAAATGCTGGTCGGTGCGCTTGAACATCGAACAACGGGAAATCCCGGAAAAGGAAACGGTCTTCATCGTGATGACGGATTTGACGGGATTGGTCCAGGCGGGAACGGCGTTTTAATTCACCGCAGTTATTGCGCCGCGATGTCCAGGTTCATCAGGGTCGCGGAAGCCTCGCCGAAATTGACGAACTGCAGATAGTAGCGGTTGCCCGCCGTGAGACCCTCGGCCCGCCACGTGTTCTCGGTTTTCCGGTCCCGTTTTTCGGCCTCGGCGGCGACGGCCTGATCGTAAGTCACCTGGAAGGTCCCATCGGTCTGTTCGACGTAGCGGATCGGTTCGACCCGGCGCAGATAAAGCCGCAGATCCCAATCCGTTGGGTCCGGGTACATCGGCGCATCCGGCGCGGACAGTAGCGTCGCGGTGATGACCAGGGTGGAGGCGCCGGACGGTAAATCCACGATACCCTGAACGTATGCCGGCGCGGCGGCGAGAACCGCGTCCTCGATCCGCAGGTCCATCGAAACGTTCCACGGCGCGTCATAGGTGCCGCCGACAATGAGCAGCTGATGGTCGGCCTCCCGGTAATCGGTTATCTCCTTGGCGCGGACCGTTTCATAAAGACCGCGCGCGGTGAAGATCTCGCGAATCGCGGGCGCGGCCTCGCTCAACCCTTCGCTTTCCAGTATCGCCAGAAACGTGTCGGCATATTTGGCGAAGGAATCGGGTTCCTCGCTTTGCGGCAATTCCAGCAAGGTTAGCAAAATGAGGCGGGTAAAAACTTCCGGCGACAATCCCGGTTCGGCGGCGAGTTGCTGATAAACCGCGAAATTCGCCCCGGCGATGATGCCGCCATCCGTGGGATCGAAACCCCGCAGATCGCGCGGAAAGGCCAGATCGTTGTCGACGTCGCGGGAAAAGCCGGGGCCAGCCGTTTGTTCGAGGTAGGCGAACAGTGCGGTCGGGTTTCCGGAAACCAGCCAGGAAAATGTGTCCGCCAGCCCTTCGTTCAAGGCGTTGGTCAGGTTGCACAGGCCGTATTCATCCGCGTAAATATTGTATTCCAATCCAGCGGTCGCGTAATTGATCAAATGGCCGAATTCGTGGTAGATCGTCTCGCCGTCATAGGCAAAGTCCGCGTGCGATCCTTGCCCGAACACCAGGAAATCGCCCTCGTAACCGAGCAGGCCGTTCACTTCCGCCATGCCCTGTTGCATGTATTCGTGCGGCGAGTAGAACGCCGTGGATATCGGCTCCAGGTTGCCCGTCGTCGTGGGCAGGCGGTAATTCGCCACCAGATTGATCGGCGTCGCCTCGCCATTGACCTTGTGGCGGCCGGGCAGATGCGTAAAGACGCCCACGTTTTCGCCGGTGATGAACCGGTAGATTTTTTGCGCGTGATAATAGAGTTCCACCTCGGCGTGAACGTCGTTCGGATCGTAAACCCCGGCCACGGCTGTCGGCCAATCCGGATAAACAAAATCGCCGTTTTCGTTCTTATTCGCCAATGGGCGAAGAGTGCAGATCCGTTGGGTTCCGAGGCCGGGGAGGTCGATGGTTTCCTCTTCGTCGGAACAGGTCAGGACGCGCAATTTGCGGATGCCCTCGTCATCGATCCGGCTGATCAACGCACCGCCGGCATCATCCGCGACATCCTCCAGGGTCGTCTTCATGATTTGATCGGTGAGCACCGGATTGATTTCGAAGACCTTGGCTTTGTCGGTGCCGGGGGCGTCGTCGTTGTCATCGTCGTCATCGGCCGGAGTATAACTGTCGTCGTCGGTTGAATCCTCGCCGTCCCGGCCGTTGTCGGCTTCGTCGGCGCAGCCCGGACAAAACAAAAGACAAAGCAATAGCGACAGGAAGAAAAATTTCATCGTAGTGACTCGCGTTCGGAAGCGGGAATCCGTCGGCGTTTCAAAATAGCATGATAAAGCAGGATTTCAAAGCGGCCGGCTCATTAAAGAAAGACGAGGGACGAGATTAAATGCAAACGCCCCGGTGCGCCGTGCGGACACACCTGGGGCGTCGCCGAAAATCAGCACGGCTTGGCAGTCTGGCGCGGCATCATCAAGACGGTTTGACGACTTTGCCGGCGCGGATGCACCGGGTGCAGACGTGCTTCCGTTTGGAATTGCCTTTTTCGTCCAGGGTGCGAATCAATTGCAAGTTGGGCTGCCAGACCTTGCGGGTCCGATTGTTCGCGTGGCTGACGTTGTGTCCCAGTTGGCGGCCTTTGCCGCAAATTTCACATACTCTCGACATTTATCGTATCTCCCTTGATGCCATTTCACCAAAAGTGGGCGCCAAATATGTCAAAAATGAAGAAGAAATGCAAGAGGCTATTTTCTTTTTTCGTTTCTGACCTTTTCGCTATTTGGCCAGCGCCTTGGCCAGCAGATTCGTCACCATGACCGCGCTGATTCCTTCGCCTTCCATGCCCATGCCGGGGAGGGTGGCTTTCCCGGCATAATAAACGTCCTTGTGCGGCGTGCGGTTCGGCAAACAGGCGATCCCGTATTTGTCTTCCAGGCTGATCGGCGGCGTGGCCGGAGTGCGGCGCGAGGCCTGGTAGAGCGCAAAGCTTTCTTCAAAAGCGACAAAATCGGTGAATTCATCGAGAAACGGAATGAGTTCGCGTAATTGGGCCACCATCCGGTCGGAGAGGGATCGCGTCTCGATGGCGTTCAGTTCGCCGCTTTCGGGCAAGACCAGAGTGGAAATCGCGATGAGCCGTTTTCCCGGCGGCGCGTAATCCGGCGAATCCAGCGGACTGAGGCTGGCGAAGGCCAGGTTGTCGGGCTCGGTCGCGGGCTTTTGCGTATCGGTCAGCAAAATGACGTTTTCGTTCATGCCAACCGGAATGACCTCGTCCTTTACGCCGACGTACAAAGTGAACAAGTGGCGCCGGTGCGGCGGTTCTTCGAATCGTTCTTTGTAGGAACCGCGCAACGTTTTCGGCGAATGACGGCTGAAAAACTCCTCGATGTTGTTGCAGACCAGGATTTTCTTGCAGCGGACCGGCTCCTTGATGCCCGCCAGTTTGATTTCGTTGACGCGAGCGAAATCGATCTCCTCGATTTCGCCGGCGCGCTGCAACTGGCCGCGGTAGCTGCTGATCCGTTCCTTGCAGATATCTTCGAGAATCCGGAGTCCGCCTTCGACGGAATAGATTCCTTTGTTCAGCGCCGAAAGCACGAGCGAGGCGAAGAACAGCGACGGATCGTCCGGATAGGTCGGGGCCAGGAAGTAGAACTGCGCCTCGATGAAAGCGCGCGCCTCGGCCGAAAGGCCGAAACTGTCCATGAATTCGTCGAAGGAGGTCCGGGATCGCTCCTTGAAGTCGGCCCCCATGTTGCCGCTGGTGCGGTTGAGGCGGTAGCGCTCCATGAAGGAATACGCGGGATAGACCACTTCCTTGGTCAGCAGGCTGCGGACCTGGCTGCTGTAGCGATCGGCCTCGTTGAGCAGATTGGTCAAGGCCCCGGCGTCGGCGCCGAAGGTCAGATTCAGCAGGTGGGTCCATTCCTCGCGGCCCTGTAAAATGTCGATGCGGGCCTCGGGCAGGGCGATTTGATACGCCGGTTGGGCCAGTTGAAAGCGCTTCTTTTCCAGGAAGGGGATGCCCAATTCGACGAAGATATCGTTGAATACCTGGTTCTGGCCGAAGCCGAAGAACAGGCCCGGGAACGGTTTGAGGGTATAGCCTTGCCGTTTGACCTGCTGGCGTTCGTTTTCCACGTCGATCACCGCGACCTGGAATCCGCGTTTGACCAGCAGGGCGCCCGCGACCAAACCGGCAAGTTCGGTCCCGATTACGGCAACGTCGAAAAGTTTACCCAGCATGGATTATTCGAATTCGATTTCGTGCGGGTCATCGCCCTTGCGTTCGGTGATTTCGCCGATAATCCAGGCGTTTTCACCCATGGCGTTGAGCCGGTGAACGACGGTTTCGGCGTCGGCCGCCGCGCAAACCATCGTCAGGCCGATGCCGCAGTTGAACGTTCGCAACATTTCGTGCTGATCGATTTCGCCTTCCCGCTGCAGGAAATGGAAAATGGGTGGAATCGTCCAGGAGCCGGAGCGGATCAAGGCTTTACACCGATCGGGAAGAATTCGGGGAATGTTGTCGATGAAACCGCCGCCGGTGATGTGAGCCATTCCCTTGACGGTCAGATCGCGAATGACGGCATGGACCTGCCGTACGTAGATTTTCGTGGGGGTCAGCAAGACCTCGCCGATGGTCTTGTTGTCCAGCTCGGGAACGATGTCGTTGACCTTCAAACCAAGTTGGTCGAAGACGATTTTCCGTACCAGGGAAAAACCGTTGGAATGCACGCCGGAACTGCCGACGCCGATGATCAGGTCGCCCACGGTGATCGAGGAACCGTCGATCAGCTTGTCGTTTTCCACCGCCCCGACCGTGAACCCCGCCAGATCGTATTCGCCTTCCGAGTACATGTCGGGCATCTCGGCGGTTTCGCCGCCCACCAGGCTGCATTCCGCTTCCTTGCAGCCGGCCACGATTCCCTCGATGACCTTGACGGTGGTGTCCACCGACAGTTTGCCGGTGGCGAAATAGTCGAGGAAGAAAAGGGGCCGGGCGCCCATGACGGCGATATCGTTGACGCACATGGCGACCAGATCGATGCCGATCGTGTCGTGAATGCCGGTGGCAAAAGCGATTTTCAGCTTGGTCCCCACGCCGTCCGTGGAGCTGACCAACAGCATTTCCTTGTCTTTGAAGTAGGTGGAGCTGAGCGAAAACGCCGCGCCGAACCCGCCGATCTCAGTATGAACGCCGGGACGGAACGTGGATTGGACGAGCGGCTTGATCCGCCGGACGAACTCGTTGCCGGCATCGATGTCCACACCGGCATCCCGATAGGTGCTGTATTTTTTCAAGTCGTAGACTCCAAGGGAATGTTTTCAGAAAAGCCAGATTCATTTAACGAACCCGCCAGGAAAAGTCAAAGGCCAAATTTTCCCTTTCCAATTTTCCATGGGTTTGCGATATAATGAAAATTCCATTATGGTTAGGCGTTTTGTGAAAACAGACAATATCCGGATGCGGCAAAATGTACGATTACCGAATCAGTTACCTGGGTGATATCGCGCAGTTCCATGTTCGCGAGCTGCTTCTCTCGCTCGCCGCCCAGCGCGAAACCGGAGCCTTGCTGATCCGCCAGGAACGAATTGTAAAAAAGATTTTTTTCCGGCAGGGCCGAATCGCCGGAATCGAGTCCAATCTGGCCCGCGATTCGTTCTGGCGCTTTCTCCATGACCGGAAGCTGGCCACGCTCGCGCAATTGCGGGCCGGCGTCGACCATCTGGACGACGACAAAGGGGCACGCAACCTGATCGAGCGAGCTGTGAATTGGTGCGGATTGAGCGGCGACGAAGCGGCTTCCTTTTTCCGGCAATGGATCACGACCTGCCTGACCGACTTGGTTCGTTGGCAAGTCGGCTCTTACGTTTTCCTGTTCGACGAGGAAATGCCCGGCTATCTTCACGGCTGCGGCGAACTGCCGGATATCGGCCTGATCCTGGTGGAGATTTTACGCCAGGCGATGCCGCTCTCCTACCTGCGCAATCAATACCGCACGCGCCTGGAAGAAGTGCCGCGGGTCGGCAATCAGGCCGACAGTCTGGTCGCCGATCTTTCGTTCGACGCCACGGAAAAGGAAGTCCTGCAGGCGGTTGCGCAAGGCCGAACCGTTCGCCAGATTCTGCTGGGCAGTGGTAAGACCACCGCGCGCGGGCTGAAGGCGTTGTTGGTCCTGGAAACGGTCGGGGCGATCTATTTCCCGCCGCACACCAATGCCAAACCAGGGCGCCAACCGGACCGGGCCGTCGAACTGGGCGTGGATGGCATGGCCTTGATTCAGCGACTGCGCGAGAAGGGCGCCACGGTCCTGAAACAACCGCCGTTCGAGATGCTGGGCATCAGCCGCCTGTTCGACGAGGAAGAATTGCGAAGAGGTTATTACATCATCGCTCAAAACTTCCATAACAAAGCTTACGAAAATCTGTTGCCGCCCGAATTGCGGGAGTTGTCGCGGCAGATCTTCGACAAATCCAGCCAAATCTTCGAAGCGCTCGTTGTCTGGGAAAAACGGCGCCGCGCCGACGGTTTTGCGTCGTTCCGCCAACTGGAAACGGAATTCTTCCACTACGATCACGCCGCGGACATTAAGGCAGAGATCCTCTACCTGGAAGGACGCCGGACGCTCGCCGACGAACCGTCCACGGCCGCCAAGGAATTGCTGCAGGAAGCGGTTTCGTTGGCCAAGCACCAATCCGAATACCGTTTCTGGTTTGCCTGGCTGACGCAGCGGCAGAATCCGCAGCCGGATCAAGTGCGATTTCAGATGGCTGAAATGCGCAAAATTCTCGAGGACGACCCCACCAACCTCGAAGCGAAGCGGGAATACCTGGCGGTCCTCGAGGCGCAAGGCAAAACCGACGACGCCTTCACCCTGGTGGGTCAATTGCTGGCCTGGTTGCCGGACGATGTCGAATTGCGCTCTGCCAGGCGCCGGCTCTATCCCTCGCTGACCGCCGACAAACTCGCGGCGGTCGAGACGGATAAACAGCAGGTTTTAGAGGAAGGCGACCGCCTCAAGAAAACCCTCGAGGAAATGGAGAAAAGCACCTACTTCGAGATGCTCGGCGTCTCCAAACAAGCGACTGGAGAAACGATCCGCCGGCGCTATTTTGAACTGGCCAAGCAATACCATCCGGATTTGTACAAAAACACCCACCTATTGGATACGGCCGAGAAAATCTTCGTACTGATCAACGAGGCGTACGAAACACTGTCTTCCGAGCAAAAACGCGCCAACTACGAAAACAATCTCAAGCTCCTGGAAAACCAGAAGCAGCAGATCGAGTTGGAGCGCAAGGTCGCCGAAGAGCGGATGGTGCAAAAAGCCAAGTCCTTTTTGCAGGCCGGCAACTGGAATTCCGCCGGCGAGTTGCTCGAGGAAATGATCCGCGACGGAAAGGACAACAACCCGATCATCTTGCCCTACTACGCCTGGGCGCTTTTCAACCGCGATTACCGCGATAATCCCGGCATTCTGGCCAAGGTCGAGAAGTTGTTGCAAACCGCCGTCGAGCGCGATGCCCGGTTGGCGGAAAGCTACCTCGTCTGGGGCCGGATCAATCGCCGGATGAATAAGCTGGCGCGCGCGAAGGCTTACTATGATAAGGCCCTGGAACTGGAACCGGATCACATCGAGGCATTGCGTGAAATCCGCCTGCTGACACAGCGTTACAATGAGGATAGTTCGTCCAGCGGCGTCGGCGAGACATCAACCGGCGAAG from Myxococcales bacterium includes:
- a CDS encoding DnaJ domain-containing protein; translated protein: MYDYRISYLGDIAQFHVRELLLSLAAQRETGALLIRQERIVKKIFFRQGRIAGIESNLARDSFWRFLHDRKLATLAQLRAGVDHLDDDKGARNLIERAVNWCGLSGDEAASFFRQWITTCLTDLVRWQVGSYVFLFDEEMPGYLHGCGELPDIGLILVEILRQAMPLSYLRNQYRTRLEEVPRVGNQADSLVADLSFDATEKEVLQAVAQGRTVRQILLGSGKTTARGLKALLVLETVGAIYFPPHTNAKPGRQPDRAVELGVDGMALIQRLREKGATVLKQPPFEMLGISRLFDEEELRRGYYIIAQNFHNKAYENLLPPELRELSRQIFDKSSQIFEALVVWEKRRRADGFASFRQLETEFFHYDHAADIKAEILYLEGRRTLADEPSTAAKELLQEAVSLAKHQSEYRFWFAWLTQRQNPQPDQVRFQMAEMRKILEDDPTNLEAKREYLAVLEAQGKTDDAFTLVGQLLAWLPDDVELRSARRRLYPSLTADKLAAVETDKQQVLEEGDRLKKTLEEMEKSTYFEMLGVSKQATGETIRRRYFELAKQYHPDLYKNTHLLDTAEKIFVLINEAYETLSSEQKRANYENNLKLLENQKQQIELERKVAEERMVQKAKSFLQAGNWNSAGELLEEMIRDGKDNNPIILPYYAWALFNRDYRDNPGILAKVEKLLQTAVERDARLAESYLVWGRINRRMNKLARAKAYYDKALELEPDHIEALREIRLLTQRYNEDSSSSGVGETSTGEEKSKKGILGSLFGRRK
- a CDS encoding M4 family metallopeptidase: MKFFFLSLLLCLLFCPGCADEADNGRDGEDSTDDDSYTPADDDDDNDDAPGTDKAKVFEINPVLTDQIMKTTLEDVADDAGGALISRIDDEGIRKLRVLTCSDEEETIDLPGLGTQRICTLRPLANKNENGDFVYPDWPTAVAGVYDPNDVHAEVELYYHAQKIYRFITGENVGVFTHLPGRHKVNGEATPINLVANYRLPTTTGNLEPISTAFYSPHEYMQQGMAEVNGLLGYEGDFLVFGQGSHADFAYDGETIYHEFGHLINYATAGLEYNIYADEYGLCNLTNALNEGLADTFSWLVSGNPTALFAYLEQTAGPGFSRDVDNDLAFPRDLRGFDPTDGGIIAGANFAVYQQLAAEPGLSPEVFTRLILLTLLELPQSEEPDSFAKYADTFLAILESEGLSEAAPAIREIFTARGLYETVRAKEITDYREADHQLLIVGGTYDAPWNVSMDLRIEDAVLAAAPAYVQGIVDLPSGASTLVITATLLSAPDAPMYPDPTDWDLRLYLRRVEPIRYVEQTDGTFQVTYDQAVAAEAEKRDRKTENTWRAEGLTAGNRYYLQFVNFGEASATLMNLDIAAQ
- a CDS encoding 50S ribosomal protein L28: MSRVCEICGKGRQLGHNVSHANNRTRKVWQPNLQLIRTLDEKGNSKRKHVCTRCIRAGKVVKPS
- a CDS encoding phosphoribosylformylglycinamidine cyclo-ligase, which encodes MKKYSTYRDAGVDIDAGNEFVRRIKPLVQSTFRPGVHTEIGGFGAAFSLSSTYFKDKEMLLVSSTDGVGTKLKIAFATGIHDTIGIDLVAMCVNDIAVMGARPLFFLDYFATGKLSVDTTVKVIEGIVAGCKEAECSLVGGETAEMPDMYSEGEYDLAGFTVGAVENDKLIDGSSITVGDLIIGVGSSGVHSNGFSLVRKIVFDQLGLKVNDIVPELDNKTIGEVLLTPTKIYVRQVHAVIRDLTVKGMAHITGGGFIDNIPRILPDRCKALIRSGSWTIPPIFHFLQREGEIDQHEMLRTFNCGIGLTMVCAAADAETVVHRLNAMGENAWIIGEITERKGDDPHEIEFE
- a CDS encoding NAD(P)/FAD-dependent oxidoreductase, whose product is MLGKLFDVAVIGTELAGLVAGALLVKRGFQVAVIDVENERQQVKRQGYTLKPFPGLFFGFGQNQVFNDIFVELGIPFLEKKRFQLAQPAYQIALPEARIDILQGREEWTHLLNLTFGADAGALTNLLNEADRYSSQVRSLLTKEVVYPAYSFMERYRLNRTSGNMGADFKERSRTSFDEFMDSFGLSAEARAFIEAQFYFLAPTYPDDPSLFFASLVLSALNKGIYSVEGGLRILEDICKERISSYRGQLQRAGEIEEIDFARVNEIKLAGIKEPVRCKKILVCNNIEEFFSRHSPKTLRGSYKERFEEPPHRRHLFTLYVGVKDEVIPVGMNENVILLTDTQKPATEPDNLAFASLSPLDSPDYAPPGKRLIAISTLVLPESGELNAIETRSLSDRMVAQLRELIPFLDEFTDFVAFEESFALYQASRRTPATPPISLEDKYGIACLPNRTPHKDVYYAGKATLPGMGMEGEGISAVMVTNLLAKALAK
- a CDS encoding LPS-assembly protein LptD, yielding MKHCRWLVILLLLLPCVAWAQAGDDPRGGSDETKKHTDDEPVADDPNARSITPFLQNVLKSDEPITLEADRVEYDAFQSIYRASGNAVLKQGDNTLQAANVVLDLTAKLLHADGGISLSAPDGGFQADALDLALESETAVIARASFVIIRNDVNYYLHGRRIEKVGPDRYLIYEGNYTTCDCGPDEADWLVTADFIDVTFDGYAIVERGRVYLQGLPVAYLPYGIFPAKVRRSTGFLWPATGWASDDGYRIGLPFYWNIADHADATLNTDWYENRGTKLGLDYRYLMNKRWYGEANVDYIQDHLENDESRWSIGYEQRFNPAKQLYLRNQISLISDNDYVNDFPHDVSARYDRFIRSDVIVNNLWQNYDLNVAAQYWKTLTSEDNSYTWQHYPQASFDAVSQQIGPIPLYWRSQAIATNFYRPKISPTEKDLDELTGNSHSYYFLTDGRRFTVLPELHSPLNFNQVLTLTPYALGEGTFYQLNDRLADRTVSRATGEVGARLYTRFERPYTVSLPVMRGLKHQIEPAVEYKYRDEPDQDKLPVFDGEDRLPRLSAIAYGLTNRLWMRLFSARDKSFHTFKLTDFRVLHGYDFAEAERALDPTVENDERRPWQPWRLELETLGSAGSYLSQILVRGDLEYDTYQDDVTRFDIMGLLGNSRDDAIGAEYRYHVDEAGEVDIQYLSGLARYNLLDVLSFDYLTRYSFIDSYFIETRYGIEVHSLEKCWSVRLNIEQREIPEKETVFIVMTDLTGLVQAGTAF